One Panicum virgatum strain AP13 chromosome 9K, P.virgatum_v5, whole genome shotgun sequence genomic region harbors:
- the LOC120647195 gene encoding IQ domain-containing protein IQM5-like: protein MGLSISYQPDDYLPEDDDDDMDRLFVRSLSFDNLSTLDTLESPPALLDALTSKRLIIRGSLGFETRDSDLFQAETTLSMVSPKPAKKRGNYKPINLRRHGSLDNLSPNSPVIAMVSLKHQAAAIRVQKVYRSFRTRRQLADCAVLVEQRWWKLLDFALLKRSSVSFYEVQKPETALSRWSRARTRAAKVGKGLSKDEKAQKLALQHWLEAIDPRHRYGHNLHYYYQHWLHCESKQPFFYWLDIGEGKEVDMEDQCPRSKLQQQCIRYLGPKEREIYEVVVEDGKMMYKLSRKIVDTFEGPRGAKWIFVLSTTRILYIGTKRKGTFQHSSFLAGGATSAAGRLVVENGILRAVWPHSGHYRPTEANFREFMDYLKKRNVDLTNVKLSPSEGEEDEGHRHRGGLSQLNLTKSSDPARQEDSKPQTPGADQDKATANATPATPPSTNGDTATTAAAGGGTPVMKRSSSGNRLQRKRPPRLTVSKNQLGKGTAEQGAGAFGDCLDFCKENLFRGGEGGEEVVVVPQEKILHRINSKMTLHSYQLGNQLSFRWTTGAGPRIGCVRDYPPELQFRSLEQVSLSPRAGAGAGPARLGTSPRQSPCAPLVSPTPGGLVPPMYGAAGTATSRLQHGAA, encoded by the exons ATGGGGCTGTCAATCTCATACCAACCTGATGACTACCTTCCTGAGGATGATGACGATGATATGGACAGGCTCTTTGTGCGGTCTCTAAGCTTTGATAATCTTAGCACACTTGATACCCTTGAGTCACCACCGGCATTGCTCGATGCCCTGACTTCCAAGAGGCTCATCATACGAGGCTCTTTAGGCTTTGAAACAAGGGACAGTGATCTGTTTCAAGCTGAAACTACGCTATCAATGGTGAGCCCTAAACCTGCAAAGAAGAGAGGCAACTACAAGCCTATCAACCTGCGAAGACATGGATCCTTGGATAATTTGTCACCAAATTCTCCAGTGATTGCGATGGTCAGCCTGAAACACCAAGCTGCAGCAATAAGGGTGCAGAAGGTGTACAGGAGCTTCAGGACAAGACGGCAGCTTGCTGATTGTGCTGTTCTTGTTGAACAACGCTG GTGGAAACTACTTGATTTCGCACTGCTCAAGCGCAGTTCAGTGTCATTCTATGAGGTACAGAAGCCGGAGACGGCCCTCTCAAGGTGGTCTCGTGCCAGAACGAGAGCTGCCAAG GTGGGGAAAGGTCTTTCCAAGGATGAAAAGGCTCAGAAGCTTGCACTGCAACATTGGCTTGAAGCA ATTGACCCTCGACATCGGTATGGTCACAATCTGCACTATTATTACCAACATTGGCTACACTGTGAGAGCAAACAGCCATTCTTTTACTG GTTGGATATAGGTGAAGGAAAGGAGGTTGATATGGAGGACCAGTGCCCAAGATCGAAGCTGCAGCAGCAATGCATCAGGTATCTTGGTCCC AAAGAAAGGGAAATCTATGAGGTCGTGGTTGAGGATGGAAAGATGATGTACAAGCTGAGTCGCAAAATCGTCGACACGTTTGAGGGCCCCAGGGGTGCAAAATGGATCTTCGTGCTGAGCACAACGAGAATTCTATACATCGGCACT AAGAGAAAGGGCACATTTCAGCACTCGAGCTTCCTAGCTGGTGGAGCCACATCTGCTGCGGGCAGACTGGTTGTAGAGAACGGAATTCTAAGG GCTGTCTGGCCACATAGTGGTCACTACCGGCCCACGGAGGCAAACTTCCGGGAGTTCATGGACTATCTGAAGAAGAGGAACGTGGATCTTACAAATGTTAAG CTGAGCCCATCCGAaggcgaggaggacgaggggCACAGGCACAGGGGTGGCCTCTCCCAGCTCAACCTCACCAAGAGCAGCGATCCCGCGAGGCAAGAAGACTCCAAGCCCCAAACCCCTGGCGCCGATCAAGACAAGGCCACAGCCAACGCCACGCCGGCCACGCCACCCTCCACGAACGGCGATACAGcaaccaccgcagcagcaggaggaggcaccCCAGTGATGAAGAGGTCCTCGTCAGGCAACCGGCTGCAGCGCAAGCGCCCGCCGCGGCTGACGGTGAGCAAGAACCAGCTGGGCAAGGGCACCGCCGAGCAAGGCGCGGGAGCGTTCGGGGACTGCCTGGACTTCTGCAAGGAGAACCTGTTCcggggcggcgagggaggcgaggaggtggtggtggtgccgcaGGAGAAGATCCTGCACCGCATCAACTCCAAGATGACCCTGCACTCGTACCAGCTCGGGAACCAGCTGTCGTTCCGGTGGACCACCGGCGCCGGGccgaggatcgggtgcgtccgGGACTACCCGCCGGAGCTGCAGTTCCGGTCGCTGGAGCAGGTCAGCCTGTCGCCacgggccggcgccggcgctgggccGGCCAGGTTGGGGACTTCGCCCCGGCAGAGCCCGTGCGCGCCGCTGGTGTCGCCCACGCCCGGCGGCCTCGTCCCGCCGATGTACGGCGCGGCGGGGACAGCTACGTCGCGGCTGCAGCACGGTGCAGCCTAG
- the LOC120647196 gene encoding non-specific lipid transfer protein GPI-anchored 14-like, with the protein MAAAAQWAMVVAVAAAATLAGGDMNADKTECADQLVGLAPCLQYVQGQARAPPPDCCGGLRQVLGKSPKCLCVLVKDKDDPNLGIKINATLALALPSACGATRANASHCAQLLHIPPGSKDAAVFSPGGDKGSAAAPAKDNSTATTDSRGLQATNGGGRVSSVATAGVALMALLAGYLLLVPELSPCSF; encoded by the exons atggcggcggcggcccagtgggcgatggtggtggccgtggcggcggcggcgacgctggcGGGCGGCGACATGAACGCGGACAAGACGGAGTGCGCGGACCAGCTGGTGGGGCTGGCGCCGTGCCTGCAGTACGTGCAGGGGcaggcgcgcgcgccgccgcccgactgCTGCGGCGGGCTCCGGCAGGTGCTCGGGAAGAGCCCCAAGTGCCTCTGCGTGCTCGTCAAGGACAAGGACGACCCCAACCTGGGCATCAAGATCAACGCtaccctcgccctcgccctccccTCCGCCTGCGGCGCCACCCGCGCCAACGCCTCCCACTGCGCCC aGCTCCTGCATATTCCTCCGGGATCGAAAGACGCCGCCGTCTTCAGCCCCGGCGGCGACAAGGGGTCCGCTGCTGCCCCAG CCAAGGACAACTCAACGGCCACGACCGACTCGCGCGGGCTGCAGGCGACAAATGGAGGCGGCCGCGTCTCCTCGGTGGCGACCGCCGGCGTTGCGCTCATGGCGCTGCTCGCAGGCTACCTTCTGCTCGTGCCGGAGCTGTCCCCTTGCTCATTCTAG
- the LOC120647197 gene encoding carbon catabolite repressor protein 4 homolog 1-like, with amino-acid sequence MTQVKPAPGGRMLTVLRVHLPSEIPIVGCEITPYVLLRRPDGGIFTDDVSEASPVDGYFMRYKWYRIQSDRRAAVCSVHPTEEATLQCIGCLKSKIPVAKSYHCSAKCFCDAWQHHRVLHERAISALNENGTEEEELFGRFGSGSSSSGIISTALSGSTPNLSQNSGFNNGPTPVYPTGTEKSSGETWFEVGRSRTYTATADDIGHVLRFECVVVDLETRGTVGVPTSVMTSRVIPAPTPTPRRLIPVNTADAMGHFDLDSRTSSFGTFTVLSYNILADTYATSDTYSYCPTWALSWAYRRQNLLREIIGYHADIICLQEVQNNHFEEFFAPELDKHGYQALYKKRTTEVYAGTPQAIDGCATFFRRDRFSHVKKYEVEFNKAAQSLTDAIIPATQKKLALTRLVKDNIALIAVLEAKFGNHGTENPSKRQLLCVANTHINIHHDLKDVKLWQIHTLLKGLEKIAVSADIPMLVCGDFNSIPGSTSHGLLAMGKVDQLHPDLAVDPLGILRPLSKLTHQLPLVSAYSSFARMASVGYDLDHQRRRMDPTTNEPLFTNCTRDFTGTIDYIFYTADSLTVESLLELLDEDSLRKDTALPSPEWSSDHIALLAEFRCTPRVRR; translated from the exons ATGACCCAGGTGAAGCCCGCCCCTGGGGGAAGGATGCTGACCGTGCTGCGGGTGCACCTCCCGTCGGAGATCCCCATCGTCGGCTGCGAGATCACGCCGTACGTGCTCCTGCGGCGCCCCGACGGCGGCATCTTCACCGACGACGTGTCTGAGGCCTCTCCTGTGGATGGCTACTTCATGCGCTACAAGTG GTACCGCATACAAAGTGATCGAAGAGCCGCTGTCTGCAGTGTGCACCCAACAGAAGAAGCAACGCTTCAGTGCATAGGGTGTCTGAAGTCAAAAATACCTGTTGCGAAGAGCTACCATTGTTCTGCTAAGTGCTTCTGTGATGCCTGGCAACACCACAGGGTTCTGCACGAACGTGCTATTAGTGCTTTAAATGAAAATGGAACAGAAGAAGAGGAGTTATTTGGAAGATTTGGCAGTGGCAGTTCGAGTTCAGGGATCATCAGTACTGCTTTGTCTGGTTCAACTCCAAATCTTTCGCAGAACTCAGGTTTTAATAATGGACCTACACCTGTGTATCCAACCGGCACTGAAAAGAGTTCTGGTGAAACTTGGTTCGAAGTGGGACGCTCTCGGACATATACAGCAACCGCTGATGATATTGGGCATGTACTAAGATTTGAATGTGTAGTTGTGGATTTGGAAACAAGGGGGACCGTCGGAGTTCCTACTTCCGTCATGACATCCCGTGTGATCCCAGCACCAACCCCCACTCCACGTCGATTGATCCCTGTGAATACAGCTGATGCTATGGGGCACTTTGATCTAGATAGCCGAACTTCTTCATTTGGGACATTCACTGTGCTATCCTACAATATTCTCGCTGATACATACGCGACAAGTGATACGTACAGCTATTGTCCAACTTGGGCACTTTCATGGGCTTATAGAAGACAAAATTTACTGCGTGAAATTATTGGTTACCATGCTGACATTATCTGCCTTCAGGAG GTACAAAATAATCACTTTGAGGAATTTTTTGCACCAGAGCTTGATAAACATGGATATCAAGCACTTTATAAAAAAAGGACAACGGAG GTGTACGCAGGAACTCCTCAAGCAATTGATGGTTGTGCTACTTTTTTCCGAAGGGACAGATTTTCGCATGTCAAAAAATATGAG GTCGAGTTTAACAAGGCTGCGCAGTCTTTAACTGATGCTATTATTCCTGCCACCCAAAAGAAGTTGGCCCTAACTCGTTTGGTTAAG GATAATATTGCGTTAATTGCAGTTTTAGAAGCTAAATTTGGTAACCATGGGACTGAAAATCCTAGTAAAAGACAGCTTCTTTGTGTG GCGAATACACATATAAATATCCATCATGACCTGAAAGATGTGAAGCTGTGGCAG ATACACACCCTCCTAAAAGGATTGGAAAAGATAGCTGTAAGTGCGGATATTCCTATGTTGGTCTGTGGAGATTTTAATTCAATCCCTGGAAG TACGTCACATGGGCTTCTTGCTATGGGCAAAGTTGATCAATTGCATCCAGATCTGGCGGTAGATCCTCTCGGAATTTTGCGTCCACTAAGCAAACTGACACACCAGCTTCCTCTG GTCAGTGCATACTCGTCTTTTGCGAGGATGGCTAGTGTTGGTTATGATTTGGATCACCAGCGAAGGAGGATGGACCCCACGACAAATGAGCCATTGTTCACAAATTGCACAAGGGATTTCACTGGTACCATCGATTACATATTTTACACAG CGGATTCATTGACAGTGGAGTCGTTACTGGAACTATTGGATGAGGATAGCTTGAGAAAAGACACGGCTCTTCCTTCTCCTGAATGGTCATCGGATCATATCGCACTCCTAGCAGAATTCCGGTGCACGCCTAGAGTTAGACGATAA
- the LOC120647200 gene encoding probable prolyl 4-hydroxylase 7: protein MVVDHESGKSVESEARTSSGVFLTKTQDEVVARIEERIAAWTFLPPENGESIQVLRYKNGEKYEPHFDYFNDKQNQLIGGQRIATVLMYLSNVKMGGETIFPISEDQLTQEKDDTWSECAKLGYAVKPVKGDALLFFSLHPNATTDTKSLHGSCPVIEGEKWSATKWIHVRSWSSGFPKARTGGCQDEDDMCPRWAAAGECAKNPEYMVGTRASPGSCRKSCNVCRLLSVAVNF, encoded by the exons ATGGTGGTGGACCACGAGTCCGGGAAGAGCGTGGAGAGCGAGGCGAGGACCAGCTCCGGAGTGTTCCTTACCAAGACGCAG GATGAAGTCGTTGCAAGAATAGAGGAACGGATTGCAGCTTGGACCTTCCTTCCACCAG AAAACGGCGAATCCATTCAAGTACTACGCTATAAGAATGGTGAGAAGTACGAGCCACATTTTGATTACTTCAATGATAAACAGAATCAACTTATCGGGGGCCAACGAATTGCCACTGTACTCATGTACCTGTCCAATGTTAAGATGGGCGGAGAGACCATCTTCCCAATTTCAGAG GACCAGCTGACACAGGAGAAAGACGATACATGGTCCGAATGTGCAAAATTGGGTTATGCAG TTAAACCGGTAAAGGGTGACGCGTTGCTGTTCTTCAGCCTCCATCCCAACGCGACAACGGACACGAAGAGCCTGCATGGGAGCTGCCCCGTCATCGAGGGCGAGAAGTGGTCGGCGACGAAATGGATCCATGTGCGATCCTGGTCCTCCGGTTTCCCGAAGGCAAGGACGGGTGGTTGCCAAGACGAAGATGATATGTGCCCAAGGTGGGCTGCGGCCGGCGAGTGCGCGAAGAACCCAGAGTACATGGTGGGTACCAGAGCCTCGCCTGGTTCCTGCCGGAAGAGCTGTAATGTGTGTAGACTGTTAAGTGTAGCTGTGAACTTCTGA